GATGTAACGAATTATCACTTTGAGACAAACAGAGCAGATGCTTTACGCGAATTTGGGTTTAGCAAAGCTGGAAAGTTTAATGAAGTACAAGTGGTGATGGGCTTATTTATAGATAGCACAGGCAGACCGATAGGCTACGATCTTTTTCCGGGTAATACTTTTGATGGTCAGACGATGGTAGATGCGCTGAAAATGTTAGAAAAGCAGTTTAATATAAGAAAAGTCATTGTAGTAGCCGACAAAGGTCTCAACTCGAAAGAAAATTTTAATTTAATACGTCAAGCGGGCTATGACTACATTGTTAGTGCCCGCTTAAAATCGATGCCCCAAAAGTTGGTACAAAAGATTTTGGCAACTAATGATATGGAGACAAAGACTGTGTGCGAGGATACGGGTGAAGTAACATTTAGCTGGAAAGTGTTGGATTACGAAACAACCTACAGCGATGCCAATAAAAGAAACAAAAATTGCAAGATAAACTCCTAATTACTTGGAGTGCCAAAAGGGCAGCCAAAGACGCAAGAGACAGGGAAAGACAAATACAAAAAGCAAAAGTCAAATTAGACAACGGAGCGGACTTGCAAAACAAAAAGGGGGCTAACCGATTCCTGAAAATGGCGGAGAGTACCAATACAAAAGCTGCTGAAATAGACCAAGAACGAATAGATGAAGATGCAAAATGGGATGGTTACTACGGCATACAGTATAGTAAAACGGATATGACGAACGAAGAAGTCTTGGCAAACTACCATCAATTATGGAAAATAGAAGAAAGTTTCCGGGTATTGAAGACCACCCTATCCACTCGACCAATTTTTCATTGGACACCCAAAAGGATAAAAGGACATTTCATGACCTGTTTTTTAGCATTCATGCTCGAACGGACGGTGGAACTAACCCTAAAGTTTGCAAACATCAACTTAAGTCCATGCAGTATTAAAGAAGAACTCAATCAAATGCAATTGTCTGAACTAACAATTGATGATAAAAAGTACTTGCTGAAAGGTGCTGACACAGCATTAACCAACAAAATCCTTTCGGCATTTCGTATCCCTCCGTTCAAAGACTTAACTCCAGCGAACTAAATAACCCGTTTTGTAGTGGCAACTATGCCATTTTGAGAAAACTTAACTCGCTGATTATCAATGGTTTGTGAAATTTAACTGTCAAAGTCAGGAAAATAGGGTTTCAACATCTGTATAACCTGAAAGGAGGCATACAAGCTTATCATTAAGTAAAATCAAAAGGCGCATTGTTCTTTATTTTTAGAACAATGCGCCTTTTTTAAATACCCTTTTGTAACAGGTGTTTATCAGAAAGTTATAGCTCAGAGAACAATTTGTTTTTCTTCTACCATTTTTCGCATATTGATCAGTGCATACCGCATTCTTCCCAAAGCGGTGTTGATACTGACATCTGTAATAGCGGCAATGTCCTTAAAACTCAAATCGGCATAATGACGAAGAATGACCACCTCTTTTTGTTCGGCCGGCAAACTCTCGATTAAGCCCCGCACTTTGCCAACGGTTTCATTGCGTTCCATTCTGTCTTCGGCGGTCTCTTCTGCAAACTTGAGCACCTTAAAAATATCTTGCCCGTCTGCATTGGTGATCGTTGGAGTGCGCTTGGTTTTGCGGTAATGGTCCACACAAAGATTATAGGCAATACGCAACACCCAAGGCAAAAACTTGCCTTCTTCAGAGTACTTGCCTCGTTTTAAGGTTTCAATTACCTTGATAAAGGTATCCTGAAACACATCTTCAGCAAGCACCTCGTCTTTCACAAAGAGGAGAATAGAGGTATAGATTTTGTCCTTGTAGCGGCGGATCAATTCGGACAAAGCCCTGTCATCGCCTGAACGGTACATCCGAATCAGCACTCTATCGCCAAATAATTGCAAAGTCATAATTTTTTGTTTTAAGGCATAAATTGATTGACTATCAATCAATAGAAGGCGTAGAGTTTTATTCGATAAACCGTAATTTTATGAGGTGAAGAAAAAAATTAAGCGCAAAACGATAAAATCGGCGTTTTGTTATACAAAATTAGTAAAAACATCCAACGCACAAAATTTTTTTTTCTTTTTTTTTGATTATTTTAACGTTTTAATGTCATTTACTTAACAAAACAACATGTATCGGGTGTTTGAGTGGATATTTTCCGATAAAATGGGCTTCATCTGCCCGCTATCTCATTTCTGGAAAAACATTATATGCTATTTTAAAGCTAATTCGTAAAATCTTGTTTTAGTGCTGTTTCAATCTGAAAAAATCGTGCCAAACCTGTTAATTGCTCATTTTTAAAAAAAATAAAAGTGCGATGTCTTCACGCAAATACCCTTTGACTAAGAAATAGCTTTTCTTTATACTTTTACAGAGCATTGATAAACTCCTATTCAGACCATATTGTTTAATCATGGTTTATCAGATTTAGTTTTTTCGTTTAATTATTTGCAGTTCTAACCGGCAAAATTTGTTTTCAACCTTTTTATATGTACGTTCGACCCGAAAACCTACTTACTCATCAATTCGAAGACCTGGATCCCCGATACTTTATTATTATAAAAGGTGCCCGTCAGCATAATCTTAAAAATGTGGATGTCGCCATTCCTCGAAACCGTTTAGTGGTGGTTACGGGTGTTTCGGGAAGCGGTAAATCTACCCTTACCATTGATACGCTTTATGCCGAAGGGCAACGTCGCTATGTTGAAAGCCTTTCTTCTTATGCAAGGCAGTTCCTGACCCGGATGAATAAACCTGATGTGGACTATATAAAAGGTATTAGCCCGGCTATTGCGGTAGAACAAAAGGTGGTTACCCGCACTTCCCGGTCAACGGTAGGAACTTTGACTGAAATTTACGATTACCTGCGATTGCTATATGCGAGAATAGGACGCACATATTCCCCAATTTCGGGCGAACCGGTCAGAAAAGATGAGGTTTCTGATGTAACTGATTATATATTTTCACTTCCTGCCGGCACTTTGGTTCAGATGTTCATTCCTTTGCATCTTCATTCTCAGGCAAAAGACGGGGTTAAAAAAGAATTTGATCTCCTGCTTAGAAAAGGGTTTACCCGGATTCAATACGGTGGACAATTACTTAATATAGAAGATACCGACCCCGAGCAGATAGAAATTAATATGCCGGATCTAAAAATCTTAATAGACAGATTGGTAGTAAAACCGGACGATTACGACATACAGACAAGAGCTGCCGATTCGGTCAATATCGCTTTTTTTGAAGGACATGGAGAATGTATTCTTATAACCGGAAATGGCGAAACCAAACGTTTTTCCAACCGTTTTGAGCGGGACGGCCTGAGTTTTGACGAACCCAATGCACACTTTTTCAATTTCAACAGCCCTTATGGTGCTTGTCCGGTTTGTGAGGGGTTTGGACAAGTAATTGGGGTTGACGAAAACAGAGTCTTTCCTGATAAAAACCTTTCGGTCTATGAAGGAGCTATCGCCCCCTGGCATGGTGAAAAAATGAAAGCGTGGAAGGATGAATTGATTTTGCATAGCCATAAATTTGATTTCCCGATCCACCGCGCCATTGCCGACCTCACACCACAGGAATATCAATTATTATGGACCGGAAACGAATATTTTGAAGGGTTAGATCAGTTTTTCAGATTTTTGGAGGAACAATCGTTTAAAATACACTACCGCATCATGATGGCAAAATACCGGGGAAGAACGGTTTGCCGCAACTGCCAGGGAAGCCGTCTGAGGCCTGATGCACAATACATCAAAATAGGAGGCAAAGCAATTACCGGCTTGGTGAACCTGCCAATAAAAGAGGTAAAAGCCTTTTTTGAACAATTAGAACTTAACGATCACGACAAAGTGGTCAGCAGTAGAATCCTGATGGAAATAAACAACCGGTTAAAGGTAATGACCGAAATAGGGTTGGGATATCTGACGCTCAACCGGGTTTCTGCAACTTTATCAGGCGGAGAAACTCAACGCATTAACCTGACCCGCTCTTTGGGAAGCAACCTGACCAATTCTATGTATATCCTGGACGAACCCAGTATCGGGCTTCATTCAAAAGATACGGAAAAACTGATTGAAGTTTTGAAACAATTGCGAAATCTCGGCAATACAGTAATTATTGTAGAGCATGACGAAGAAATTATGCGCGCCGCAGACTATTTGATTGACATGGGTCCATTAGCCGGTCATTTAGGAGGTGAGGTGATCTTTGACGGAGCGCCAAAGGAATTGCCCAATTATCCCGAGAGTCTGACGGCTCAATATTTATTAGGAACAAAAACTGTTTCATTGCCCGGTAAAAAAAGGGTGCCTAACCGGTTTATTGTCATTGAACAAGCCCGGCAACATAATCTTAAAAACATCACCGCACGTTTTCCGCTTCAGGCAATTACCGTTGTTACAGGAGTAAGCGGGTCGGGAAAAACTACCTTAATCAAAAACATTCTTTACCCTGCGCTAAAGCTAACCCTGAAAGAACCGGCCGATATTCCGGGTATTTTTGGAAAACTGAGTGGGGAGTTGTCCGAAATTTCGCGCATCGAACTTATTGACCAAAACCCTTTGGGCAAATCTTCGCGCTCCAACCCGATTACCTATATTAAAGCGTATGACTCGATCAGGGATTTGTTTGCCCATCTTCCTATGTCAAAAGCCAGAGGTTTTCAACCCAAGCATTTTTCGTTTAATGTTGAAGGCGGGCGCTGCGAATCTTGTCAGGGAGATGGTGAAACCGTTGTGGAAATGCAGTTTTTGGCAGATGTGCATCTGACTTGCGAAGATTGCAATGGCAAACGGTTTAAACAAGAGGTCTTGGACGTGGAATATAAGGGTAAGTCTGTTTACGATGTGCTGGAAATGAGTGTTGATGAAGCATTGATTTTTTTCGGAGACCTGAAAGACATCAGCGGCAAACTAAAGCCCCTTGCAGATGTTGGTTTGGGTTATGTTAAATTAGGACAATCATCCAGTACTTTAAGTGGAGGAGAAGCACAACGGGTAAAATTGGCTTCCTTTCTAAGTAAAGGAAGATCTCAAACCCCCATCTTATTTATTTTCGACGAACCCTCAACCGGATTACATTTCAACGACATCAATAAACTGTTGCAGTCATTTAATTCTTTGGTAGAAAACGGGCATACCATCGTTGTGGTAGAACACAATCTCGATATTGTAAAATGTGCCGATTGGGTGATAGATTTAGGACCTGACGGAGGTGATGAAGGAGGCTATTTATTATTTGAAGGCCCGCCCGAAGAACTGCAACATTGCGCGAAATCTT
This is a stretch of genomic DNA from Sphingobacteriales bacterium. It encodes these proteins:
- a CDS encoding IS1634 family transposase — protein: MIFYCVIHRLLKSKSKHQAFKDQKLFYGLGNIIGLQEIYRSLDFLCDKKQAIETQLFYHKKGVYAKPIEVAFYDVTNYHFETNRADALREFGFSKAGKFNEVQVVMGLFIDSTGRPIGYDLFPGNTFDGQTMVDALKMLEKQFNIRKVIVVADKGLNSKENFNLIRQAGYDYIVSARLKSMPQKLVQKILATNDMETKTVCEDTGEVTFSWKVLDYETTYSDANKRNKNCKINS
- a CDS encoding IS1634 family transposase encodes the protein MQDKLLITWSAKRAAKDARDRERQIQKAKVKLDNGADLQNKKGANRFLKMAESTNTKAAEIDQERIDEDAKWDGYYGIQYSKTDMTNEEVLANYHQLWKIEESFRVLKTTLSTRPIFHWTPKRIKGHFMTCFLAFMLERTVELTLKFANINLSPCSIKEELNQMQLSELTIDDKKYLLKGADTALTNKILSAFRIPPFKDLTPAN
- a CDS encoding sigma-70 family RNA polymerase sigma factor, producing the protein MTLQLFGDRVLIRMYRSGDDRALSELIRRYKDKIYTSILLFVKDEVLAEDVFQDTFIKVIETLKRGKYSEEGKFLPWVLRIAYNLCVDHYRKTKRTPTITNADGQDIFKVLKFAEETAEDRMERNETVGKVRGLIESLPAEQKEVVILRHYADLSFKDIAAITDVSINTALGRMRYALINMRKMVEEKQIVL
- the uvrA gene encoding excinuclease ABC subunit UvrA; protein product: MYVRPENLLTHQFEDLDPRYFIIIKGARQHNLKNVDVAIPRNRLVVVTGVSGSGKSTLTIDTLYAEGQRRYVESLSSYARQFLTRMNKPDVDYIKGISPAIAVEQKVVTRTSRSTVGTLTEIYDYLRLLYARIGRTYSPISGEPVRKDEVSDVTDYIFSLPAGTLVQMFIPLHLHSQAKDGVKKEFDLLLRKGFTRIQYGGQLLNIEDTDPEQIEINMPDLKILIDRLVVKPDDYDIQTRAADSVNIAFFEGHGECILITGNGETKRFSNRFERDGLSFDEPNAHFFNFNSPYGACPVCEGFGQVIGVDENRVFPDKNLSVYEGAIAPWHGEKMKAWKDELILHSHKFDFPIHRAIADLTPQEYQLLWTGNEYFEGLDQFFRFLEEQSFKIHYRIMMAKYRGRTVCRNCQGSRLRPDAQYIKIGGKAITGLVNLPIKEVKAFFEQLELNDHDKVVSSRILMEINNRLKVMTEIGLGYLTLNRVSATLSGGETQRINLTRSLGSNLTNSMYILDEPSIGLHSKDTEKLIEVLKQLRNLGNTVIIVEHDEEIMRAADYLIDMGPLAGHLGGEVIFDGAPKELPNYPESLTAQYLLGTKTVSLPGKKRVPNRFIVIEQARQHNLKNITARFPLQAITVVTGVSGSGKTTLIKNILYPALKLTLKEPADIPGIFGKLSGELSEISRIELIDQNPLGKSSRSNPITYIKAYDSIRDLFAHLPMSKARGFQPKHFSFNVEGGRCESCQGDGETVVEMQFLADVHLTCEDCNGKRFKQEVLDVEYKGKSVYDVLEMSVDEALIFFGDLKDISGKLKPLADVGLGYVKLGQSSSTLSGGEAQRVKLASFLSKGRSQTPILFIFDEPSTGLHFNDINKLLQSFNSLVENGHTIVVVEHNLDIVKCADWVIDLGPDGGDEGGYLLFEGPPEELQHCAKSYTAKYLKVKYEMEGGGGSV